Within the Opitutaceae bacterium TAV5 genome, the region CAGCACCGGAGAACTCTGGCGCGTCAAACGCAGCGCATGGAATCCCGAGCGCGAAAAAGTCGACGCCAACTGGGTGACCATGACTCTCGAACGCCGCGGCAAGGAAGGCGTTTCCGCCCGCATCATCACCGGTCTGCTCGCCCCCGGTTTTCTCATCGATACCCCCAAGACGTTGACTCTCAGTTCCCGCGGTGGCGGCAGTCTCCCCGTCCGCAGCGGCGCGCCCGACGAAGAGGAAGCCCGCTTCATGGTCCCTAACGCCACCAAGTCCGGCAAAGTCACCATCGGTCCTTCCGCCATTTTGACCAGCCAGGGGCTCCTCACCAAACCCCAGACAATCCACAATCTCCGCGAACCCTGGATCGTCGCCATCTGGGGCATCAGCGATGGCAAACCCACATTCTGGGGAGACAAGGCAGTCGGACTCCTCCTCACCGCCGACACCCAAGCTCCGATTCGATGGACACAAACAGGTCTTCGCCTCCCGCCTGCTCGTTGGGGTCTCAGCACCGCTTTTCATGGTCTTTTCAATGAAGGCTGGAACCCAAGCGATGTATCCACTCAGGCCAGGCAACTGGCCCGCATGTTGCGCGCTTATCCCGTGGAGTGCCAGGAGCACTATATCGTCGAAAATGATACCGTGCGTATCCACAACGAATTCCGCTATGAACGCTGGGGAATCCTCGCCTGGCAATCGTCCGACTATGCTCCGATTCCCCCCATATTCAGTTGGGCTCGTGATTCGGTAAACTGGCGCGGCATCCCCTTCGGTGAACCCACTGCCACCAAAATCAATACCCCAATCGGCCCATTCCGCTGGGTTTCAGGAAACACCCTCGATTATACACTCCCCCTCATTCCCGCCCGACATGCCGCATGGCCACGGCGCGGAGAATTTGCTGACACCTATCAAGCGATGGAGAAGGAAATCCTTACCCAAATGGCATCTCCCGCCGCCCGCCCCACCAACCATCCTTGGGTCTCCGCCTACTATCACAAATGGACCCAATCCCTTCTCGGTGGCAGTTACTACAAACCCGAAGCCCTCCAAGCCACACTCGCCATGGCGCGTCCCAACCTGGAACGCATGTATGCGCCCTCATCCTGGCTCTTTCGCAAAGAACTGTTCACCGGTGAACCCTACGTCATGCGTGGATGGATCGACATGTCCACCCGCCCCGTCATGTTCGGCGACCCCAACTCCAACGTCGGCCAGGCCGCGTATTCGCTTTACCTCTACGCCCTCTATTCCGGCGACTGGGACATGGTTCGCCGATTCTGGCCGCGCATCATGGACACGTTGCGCATTTTTGAAGTCCTCAATGACTGGGCCATCCCCGGGACCACCTCCCGCGAAGCCGTCAAATACGGTTCCATCGACATGGATACCATCGCCTACGCAGGTGTCGCGGCCATGGAACGCATGGCTCGCGTCATCGGACGCACGGAAGACGCCGCCCGCATCGCCTACCTTCGCGCCAAAATTGCCGCGGCGACCGCCCTGCGTTTCAATTTTCCCCGTTACCTTGATCCAGAGAACAAGCACCCTCGACTCTACGGAGTCGGTTTTGCCGAAGATGGCCCCGCCATTGAGCGCGCATCCACCAAAAACGGCACCGGCCTCGATCATGTCGCCATGTGCCTGACATGGACCGGTGAAATGCCCGAGATGTATGATTTCTACATCAACACTCTCAGCCCCGATTTCTTTACCGGATTCCAGCGTGATCTGATGGACAAATACTTCAGCGATTGGCGTCAGATGCCCTTCAACCAAGTGCGCAGCGCCGCCCACATCGCCAACCGCGCCTGGTTGCCCGACTGGCCGGCGGACGAGTTGAAAAACGACCTCGAAACGTGGCTCAAACACATCAAACGCGACGCTCCTCCTTCTGAGACTGCCGGCATGTTTGGCGCCTATACGGCACACGCCACTTCAGTTCACCTTGTCGGCTGGGAACCCTCACGATTTGTCAACGCCCTGTATGATCACGCTGCCCGCCAACTTTCTCTTGAGTTGGAAAACGAGACCCCCTTCCCACTTGAAATCCACTCCCCTGCGCCTCCGGCCATCATCCGGCTCAATGGCCAGGAACAGACGCCCTCCTGCGTTCAGTCTTCAGGAAACTATCACCGCATCGCGCTCCCTCACGGAGGCAAAATCGATGTCATCCTCAATGCTAAAACCCCCTAGCCCCATGAAGAAAATAAGCATATCAACACTTATCCTTGCTGCCACCACACTGAGCCATGCTGCGGAGTGGAGCGTGACCTTTGAAAATAAATTCACCGCCAACACCGGACAGTCTCCCTCCAATGCCTGGCAGGCCAAGCTAACCGAAAGCGGACGCGATGGGCGCGCCGCTCTTCTCGAAGGAGGCGGGCGACTGACGTATCAAAACACTCATAACACAGCAAAATCCGATAAAGCGGCAACGCCGGTTCCCATCATTTCTCCGGTAGCAGGGAAAATTGAATTCGATTTCCATCCATACCAAGGTTCGCAGCATTACAACGCTGCCTTTGACGCTGGCAGTATCCTCATCTTTGCTACGCAAGACAGACCCCTTTTGCGGGTCACGCTAAAACTCACTGACGCCAAGGACATCAATCTTGTTGCAGCCGATCACCCACTCACATTTGGGAGCTGGAATCGAATTGCCCTCGAATGGGATCTGACCAAAGCCGCCGATCAAATCGTCCTCTCCATCGACGATAAAATTGTCACGCGTGCGACCACAACCGCCACCCGACTCAAAGACCCGGACACCCACTTCACTTGGGGCATGTTTAAGTGGGGCGGAAACCCTTGGAACGGCATCTACGACAACCTGAAAATCCAGTAGGCAAATTTTCGCCATGCATGCCCGCCCACTTCCCCCATCCTCAAGACTGTTGCATCGCTCAAGCAAACCCTCCCATGCCTCAGCATTCACGCTTGTTGAACTTCTGACTGTCATCGTCATTATTGGAATCCTTGCCGGCATCCTGATACCGGTGACTGCCCGCGTGCGAAAATCTGCCCGCACCGCCAAATGCGTCGCCACCATTCGCCAATATAGCGTCGCCACCCAACTCTACGCCAACGAGAACAACGGCAAATTTCCCCGGACGGCATGGGACGCCAATGGCACCGGCTGGTATGGCCACTACGATCTTTTCGCCTATTTCAATACCCCGCCCGGTATGAGCAACTCGGACAAGATCACGATGTTCAGTTGTTCGGAGGATGGTTGGATGTATGGCCTCAATGCTTTTATTTCCGGACGCCCTGCCTCCTCCATTACAAGCCCATCCCGCCAGATTCTCGCGACATGCTCCGGCGCGGGCTGGCTTGATACGAGCGCGATTGCAGGCTGGCAGAATTATCTCAAAAAAATTCCGAAACCTCACTCGGGGAAAGTCAACGTCCTCAGTATTTCCGGTTCCGTGACACTCAGAAAAGTCAGCACTCTCCTCTACGCCGATGCCCGGCGCGACACACCTCACTATGCACCCAGCGACGAAATGACTTATTTCCTCAACGGTGATCCCCAATATGACAAATAACCCACCAATTCCTTTGAATTTTTTCCCTCAGAAACCAAACCATAATTAAAAAATACGCTCTCCTTATCCAGCCAATGGAGACCTCTCACTTTTCCCGTGCACATCATGTCTCAAAAACATTCGCTTACCCAGTCTCGTCAGTATTCTAGAAAATTTCATTGGGATTTTCTTCCCGAAGGAAAATTTATCACCGGGGTCAACTATTGGCAGTCACAGACGGCCACGGAGATGTGGTCCAAGTGGGACGAAAAACAGGTGGACCTCGACTTCAAGGCTCTCACGCAAAGCGGCGCTACCGTTTTGCGTATTTTCCCCCTCTGGCCGGATTTTCAGCCCATCACTCGCCTTTACCTCGGAGACGGCACCCCGACCGGTGAGTTCCGGTTCGGAGAAAATCCTTTGCCGGATACAGACGCGGGAAGGGCCGGCGTCAGCGAGGTCATGATGCAACGTTTCGAACGATTGGCCGATCTCGCCGCCAGACATCGGATCGAACTCATCGTCGCCCTGCTGACCGGGCAGATGACATACCGGCTTTACATGCCGCCGGGACTGGCGGGACTAAGCCCTCTTACGCATCCCGTCGCCTTGATGTGGGAACGGCGGTTCGTTCAATATTTTGTGAGCAGGATGAAGCATCATTCCGCTATCGTCGCCTGGGATTTCGGCAATGAATGTGACATGTGGCAGACGCCAAGCCGTGAAGATGCCTGGTGCTGGATGGCCTATATTTCCGATGCCATCCGCCTGTGCGATGATTCGCACCCCATCGTATCCGGAATGCTGGCACGTCATCTGGATGATTCGGTCTTCTCAAAAGAAACATGGCCTGTGCAATCCCAAGCGGAGCATTGCGACATCCTGACCTCCCATTCCTACATGCAATGGGGATTTGTCGGAAGCGATCCCTGCGATACGATCAAACAGACGCTTGCCCCGACCGTGGAAGTCCGTCTTGCGACGGACATCAGCGGCAAACCCGCTTTCATGGAAGAGATGGGATTGGCATGGCGGCCCATGATAGCGAACGACGAGCGCTTCGCCGCCTACATGCGCAACAATCTCTGGAACCTCTGGGCGGATGATTGCCGCGGGCTGTTGTGGTGGTGCGGGTTCGACCAGTCGCACCTGACCATCGCCCCCTATAACTGGGAAACGCCCGGCCCGGAACACGGCATCATGGACCAAAACCGCAAGGCCCTTGGCGGCGGGCGTGAACTGGGAAGGTTCAGGCGGTTTCTGGACAAACTTCCCTTCAAGTCCCTGTCCCCGCTGAAACGAAAAGCAGTTTGCATCCTTGGCGACCACCGCCAGTCGCAAGGCATGGTGGCGACGGGCGCGTATATTTTGGCAAAACAGGCCGGATTCGATCTGGAGTTTCAGCAAGCGAGCAAGCCGTTGAAACAGGCCGCACTCTATCTGATTCCTTCCGCCAAGGGAAAGGGCGGGCTGCCGGTGGAAAGGCTCGACGCCTTGAAAAAAGCGGTGCGCGAGGGGGCTTCGCTATATCTATCCTCCGATGACGTTTATCTGCCGGGATTGTCGGATTTGTTCTCCGCCGAAGTGGAAACTCGTTGCGGTGAATCAGTCCGGGCCACGCTCGAATTCCAACTAGACAACGATGCGCTCAAGCTAGACCTGCCCCTTGGGTTTTCTTACCGAATGAAGGCGAAGGGAGCAGGAACCTCGGTCATCGGCAGTTTCACCGACGGCGGTTCCCCTGTGTTTTTCAAGGCCCGTTACGGACGAGGAACGGTCTGGCTGCTGGGCCTCCCGCTGGAAGCAATCATGGCAAAAACGCCGGGCGCATTCCTGAATGAGGAATCCGGAGGCGCGTGGAAAATCTATGCACACATCGCCCGCGACATTCTCGCGGAACGTATCGTGAAAAAACCCGTAGCGCAGCCGCACCTTTCCGTGACGGAGCATTACCTATCTGGATCTCGTCTGGCCTGTGTAGTCGTAAATAACATGCCGGGAAAACTCACCGCCAAACTGGATATTCAGGCCGGATGGCATCTCAAACACTGTTTCTCATACGATGCCAGCGCAAAAACGGAGGATGGTTCCGTGCTACTGAACATTAACGGCAACTCGGGTACGGTGCTTTTGTTCACTCACCTACTTTAACATGCTTCACACCATCCCGCCGAAACTCCCATGGATTGATTGGCCCGATTTCGTTGCCCCCTCCATGTCATGGACCTGTCATCAACCCCTGGTAACCGAATCTGAAATGTAATCTGCCACAATGAGTGAACCGTCACCCTCAACGGTTACTCCCAAAATACCCATCTCAAATGTTGCCCCCAATGTCCATCCACCGTGCAGCGCCCCCTATTACAGTGAATTACAAATCGGAGAGTATATCTGTATTTCCTGTGATCCCAGGCAGCCGCCTGCGCATTGGGAGTGGCACAGGCACGATGCGGTGCAGGTTCTGATTTTGGGAAAAGGAGCGCACTGCGAAATCCGCTGGATCGAACAAGGCGAAGAACGGCAGGAGGAAATCGTCGGGCCTCACGTTTGGGTTTTGGGAGCACTGGTGCTCCATGAGGTTCGCTGGCAGCACGCCGCCCAGCGAACGGTTTTTTATGTGAATCCCCGGTTCGCCCGTGAGGTCACCGGTCGGACAATTTCGGAGTCGATGCTTCTCGATCTGAACAAGGTGGAACGTCACGACATCCTGGTCCCCCAATGGCTCCGGGCATTTTCAGAACTACGAAAACCCAGGACCAAAGCAGACGAGGAATATCGAAAAGCCCTCGGCACGATTCTCGTCGTTCACTTCCTGCGTGTTTTGAAGGAAGTGCAGGGCAAATCATCGGCGAGCACTGCGGGGCTGCCTCCGGCCGTCTTCGAGCGCATCGAAAAGCTCATCGAACGCAGACTGGATTCGGAAATCCCGCTATCCGAGATGGCGGCGGAGGCGCGAATGAGCGCCAACAACTTTGCGCGTCGTTTCAAGGCCAGCACGGGGATGTCGCCGCACCAGTATCACATCCGCCAGCGAATCCTGAAGGCTTCGCGCTACCTGACCAGCGGAGAGTATCGTGTATCCGAAGTCGGCTACGCCGTCGGCATTCAGGACCAAAGCTACTTTTCCCGGATATTCAGGAAATGGATGGGATGCTCGCCGCGGCATTTTGCCCGGCAACGCTGAATGGCTGGCGGAGGCAGAGAGGAATATTTTTACCTTCCATTCAAAATATTTTCCGCCTCACGTAGCGTGGCAATCAGTTCGTCAAAACCGAGGGGCGTTTTCAGGAACATCGGTTCCATCGCCACGTAGTCGCGGCGCAATTCCGGGAGGCGGGAGTCGGGCGGGAGGAGGCGGAACGAGCCGGGAGCGGCGGTCGCGTAGTTGCTCCACGACGACGCGAAGAAACGGCTTTTGTGCAGGCGCACGCGTTCCAGCAGGTCGAGACGATTCGCTGCCGCTCGTCCGGCAGGGTGCAACCAGAGCGCCGCGAGATCGGCGTAGTGCCGGGCGTAGCGGTCTTTCATCGGCTGCCCGGCGGGGCGGTGGTATTCGGCGTGCAGGATCGTGGCCTTTTCCCAAAACGTGCGCTCGATCTCCAGCGCCACCACTTCGGCCCGAAAATCGGCAAACGCATCCGGAGCGAGCGAAGCGATCAATGGAGAGATCGGATGTTTCCCTATGGGACGCTGGTCGGTAAGCGATCCGAATTCTATTTTGACTGCCCGCTCGATGTATCCCGTGCCGGCCGGGGTAACGCCCGGATAGTAAAAACGAAGAATCGGAGAGTGGGACGGATCATCGTCCGTATAAACCAACCAGGCATTGCCAGTGGCCGGCCTGCCAAGGATGGATTGGGCAATCGTCTCCAATTGCGTCTGCCAGCGTTCGCGCACGGCTTGCGCGCAGTCTGCTTCGATCTTTTTTACCCGCTTGGCGCGGGCGGTGTTGGACGGTGCCTCATCAAGCTCCGCCTCGTTCCAGCCCAGCGACGCCGGGCTGAGACCGAGGTCAATATCTTCGGAAAATCTAAAAATGACTTCGAAAACTTTTGAGAGTGAAGTGCCTCCTTTGAATACGCAGTGGTCGCCGAGTTCGGGCGTGGCAAAGATATGTCCGAGCAACCAGCAAACCCAAAAATCTTTTTCCACGATTACGGCGGGCAATCCGAGTTGCTCCGAGGCGGCAAGAAACACGGAGCGGCGTTCATCATTGGGGAGGGAGGCGAATGTTTTCATGGGAAGATTATGTGCGGGATTTGGGTTCTCCTGCGGCAATCGCACGCAGGTGAGGATGCATCCAGGCCGGTGCATAGCGGAGGTCGCGCAGAAGCAGCCTTCTATGTTCCGGCTTCAGTTCCTTCGCCAGATGGGCAACTCGTTCGGGAGTGATGTGTGTGCGTCCGATGGCCCGCAGTCCTGCGAAGACAAACCGGCTCGATTCGCTGGCCCGCGCGATTTCGCGAAGCGGACGATGCTTTAGCTGGATCGGGTTGCGGCCGCCAAGATCGAGCTTCCGGGATGGCGCGTCTGTTTCGTAAACGATCCGGGCAGGCACCTGCTCGGTTAACCGAAGTTCGTTGGCTGCATTCGAGCCTGCGGTCTGCAAACGCATGCCGGTGCGCCGGGCAATGGCGGCGAGGATTTCCTTGTGATCAGCCTTGAGTGTGCCGAGCAGCGGGTGCGTCCGTGGGCGGTCGTAGTAGCCGCGACGAACACGGCGAATCTTGCCGGCATCCTCCATACGCTTGAGCGCCATGCCGACAGCGGCGGTGCTACCCAGATCGAGGAAGTCGAACCGGGAAAACACGCGCTCCTTGGGCCAGCGGCGGATTCTGTCGGCGACTTTCTTTGCCAGTGTCATGGTGGCCAGTTAAGAGGAGAAACGTTACAAATACGAGCACTTATTTGTAACAAAAATGTCAGCTTTTCAGGATGATTTTACACGCTGCCGTTTCTGGTGACGCATCACAGACCAGCTTGCTGCGTTCGCAACCATCGAATCCATCTCCTTACCGCCGCGGGTGAGATTGTCCCGATAATTGGTGATTTCGCCCATTCGTGGATCGGGGAGCCGGGTTATTTTTCCTCCATAAATCAGGGCAAACAGAGTGATCCGATCTCCGGATTATCTCCAGCCCCCGACGGAAAAATTCTACCATTCCCATGAAAACAAAATCCGGCAAATGGTTCCTCGGCGTCTCCATCGTGACGTCTCTTGTCAGTTCCGAAATTCACGCGGCCAGCATCCTCCCGCTGCCGCTCGCCCAGATCCCGACGAACGTGAAGACCGGTTTCCAATACGGGCTCGGCCTGCTCTTCATGGTCGGATTCATCTGGGGCGTCATCAACATCTGGACCGGTGCGGACAAGATGAAGCGCGGCGACGCCGACGGCAAGATGGGCATCGTCTCCGGCATCATCATTGCCGGTGCCGCCGCCATCATGGGCGCGCTATTTTACATCTTCGGCATGTCGGACGGCGTGCTTACGCCGTCGTTCTGATTCCACTACAAACTCGCAACCACGCAACAGGAGCCAAACGCCATGAGCGAACTGCGCGTGACGGACACCAACAGCGTCAACGACAGCAAGGGCCGCGCCTTCGGTCTCGAAGGGAACGATTTCCTCTACGTGATCGGCGGCATCGTCGGCGCACTCGGCTGCGTCCTCCTCATGCATGTGCTGCTCGGGGTCGGCATGGTGGTCGCGCTGCTCTTCTCGGCTCCGCTGCTCCTCGTGCCGCTGGCGTGGGTGTTGCTGCTCCGGCACAACAAACCGGAAGGCTACGCCGAAGACCTCTTCGATCACCTTGTAAACCGCGAAGGATGGACGTTCGCGCCGCGCCTGCAACCGGCGCCGATCCTCCGTCCCTCTGGAAAGGAATCCCATGCGCAGCGGCGATCCTAACGGTTATTTCGCAGACGGCCTGCTGCTCTTCGGCTCCCTCGAAAAGGGCGGCATCGCGAGCAAGGGCTACGTCTTGCAACCGCCCGACCTGCGCGGGGCGAGCGTGGACAACCTGAATGCCTATCAGGACAAAATTCGCAGCCTGCTCGCCTTGCTCGGCGATGGCATGCGGGCGCAACTCCAGTGGCTGGTCGATTCCGATTACCTGCCGGAGCTTACTCGCTATCACCGCGAAACCGAGACCCTTGCCAATCGGCACATCCAGAACACCCGCCGCTCCGTTCTGAACCGGTTTTGGACAAAGATGCAGAAACGGGAACTGCGCCGGGAAAAACTGGTGCTGTTCCTCTCGACCGACATCACCGGCTATTCCGGCAACCTGAAAATGAAATCCGGACTCGCCGCCTACTACGAAAAGATCCTCGCCGAACTGCGCACGCGTTTTGACGAAATCACCACGACACTGCGCACGCTCTTCGGCACGGACACGACGGTCACGCCGATGGATGACCGCGAGCATTTTAGCTACTACCTCAAATTCCTGAACCCGTCGCTGGCCGAACGTTTCGACGCCGATCACGAGGCACAGTTCAACCCGGCGCTGACGATCCAGGAAAACTGCTGGAACTCCGACGGCGTCGGCCTCGACCGTATCGGCTTCTACCTCGACGGCCGCTATCACACCGTCTTTACGCTCAAGCGCTGGCCGAGTCGCACGTATCCCGGCATCCTCTTCCGCCTGACCGGCCTGTCGTTTCTCGACTACCGGATCACGGTCAACATCACGCCGTTGCCGCCCCGCCGCGAAGTCGAGCAGGAGGAGAAGGCTATCGAACGCCTGCGCGGCGAATACGAAGATACCGAACGCCACTCGCTCCTTGTCGCCATCGGCAAGAAGGAACGAAAGATCGAATCGCTCTCCACCGGTTTCATCCGGCCGTTTTCGGTGACGTGGATCATTCGCGTCTGGGATGAAAACGAAATCGCCCTCAACGCGAAATGCGCCGCGATCAAGAACGCGATCAACAACCTCGGCGGCGCGCAGTATTACGAATGCGCGCTGCCCTCGACCGCGAAAAAACTCTTCTTCGCCTCGTGGCCGGGCTGGACCGGCTCTCCCTACC harbors:
- a CDS encoding N-terminal cleavage protein; amino-acid sequence: MHARPLPPSSRLLHRSSKPSHASAFTLVELLTVIVIIGILAGILIPVTARVRKSARTAKCVATIRQYSVATQLYANENNGKFPRTAWDANGTGWYGHYDLFAYFNTPPGMSNSDKITMFSCSEDGWMYGLNAFISGRPASSITSPSRQILATCSGAGWLDTSAIAGWQNYLKKIPKPHSGKVNVLSISGSVTLRKVSTLLYADARRDTPHYAPSDEMTYFLNGDPQYDK